The following are encoded in a window of Candidatus Eremiobacteraceae bacterium genomic DNA:
- the rimI gene encoding ribosomal protein S18-alanine N-acetyltransferase, which yields MKSLPRTLDIGPMNIEDIPEVLRVEALCFSTPWPRNAFQNELTENKLAHYFVGRSDDEIVAYGGLWVILEDAHITTVAVRPSHQRQRLGERILVHLLDEAIERGACWVTLEVRESNTAAQELYRKYGFTVVNTRRGYYSDNDENALVMWAGNLKGAVFQNRLNALKAGLD from the coding sequence ATGAAGTCGCTCCCCCGCACCCTCGACATCGGGCCGATGAACATCGAGGACATCCCAGAAGTGCTGCGCGTCGAGGCGCTCTGTTTCTCGACGCCGTGGCCTCGCAACGCGTTCCAGAACGAATTGACCGAGAACAAGCTTGCGCACTACTTCGTCGGCCGGTCCGACGACGAGATCGTCGCCTACGGCGGGCTTTGGGTCATCCTCGAAGACGCGCACATCACGACCGTCGCGGTGAGGCCTTCGCATCAGCGTCAGCGGCTCGGTGAAAGGATCCTCGTCCATCTGCTCGACGAAGCGATCGAGCGCGGTGCGTGCTGGGTGACGCTCGAGGTGCGAGAGTCGAACACCGCGGCGCAGGAGCTCTACCGCAAGTACGGCTTCACGGTCGTCAATACGCGGCGCGGCTACTACTCCGACAACGATGAGAACGCGCTCGTCATGTGGGCCGGCAACCTCAAAGGCGCCGTCTTCCAGAACAGGCTCAACGCCTTGAAAGCGGGGCTCGACTGA
- the tsaB gene encoding tRNA (adenosine(37)-N6)-threonylcarbamoyltransferase complex dimerization subunit type 1 TsaB, whose product MKGVTTLAIATAGPVGVAIVSDDAEHATTTHEQALSGALRCVRQVLRAADLTIDDIALVAACTGPGSFTGLRIGVALAKSIAQARDLPVIGVSSYDVVDEGAGTTFPRTSLVEGKRDFYYTRTIGDAAATPHFTSGTREELGAQLAGVDVRDLADIPAGEQALRIARIARRRSAGGAPGGWQAVDIDYGGRPNAVVNWERRRGAQERGVAPNASNLKPR is encoded by the coding sequence GTGAAAGGCGTGACGACGCTTGCGATCGCGACAGCCGGCCCGGTCGGGGTGGCGATCGTTTCGGACGACGCCGAGCATGCGACGACGACCCACGAACAAGCGCTGAGCGGCGCATTGCGCTGCGTGCGCCAAGTCCTCCGCGCGGCGGATCTGACGATCGACGATATCGCGCTTGTCGCCGCGTGCACCGGACCCGGTTCGTTCACCGGATTGCGCATCGGCGTCGCGCTTGCGAAGAGCATCGCGCAGGCGCGCGATTTGCCGGTGATCGGCGTCTCCTCATACGATGTCGTCGACGAAGGTGCTGGTACGACATTTCCGCGCACCTCGCTCGTCGAAGGCAAGCGCGATTTCTACTATACGCGGACCATCGGCGATGCAGCCGCGACACCGCACTTCACGAGCGGCACGCGCGAAGAGCTGGGCGCGCAACTCGCGGGCGTGGACGTACGCGATCTCGCGGACATCCCGGCCGGCGAGCAAGCGCTGCGGATCGCGCGCATCGCTAGGCGACGTTCTGCGGGCGGAGCCCCGGGCGGTTGGCAGGCCGTCGATATCGACTACGGCGGTAGGCCCAATGCCGTGGTCAATTGGGAACGACGGCGGGGCGCGCAGGAGAGGGGCGTCGCTCCGAACGCCTCGAATTTGAAGCCCAGATGA
- the tsaE gene encoding tRNA (adenosine(37)-N6)-threonylcarbamoyltransferase complex ATPase subunit type 1 TsaE, translating into MSPSKADFHVTTRLLPDATATVRLGEQLARAARPGLVVLLDGPLGAGKTTLVQGFAAGIGAHKPAASPSFVLAHSYPGGRLPVWHLDLYRIETESEIDDLDLDLYMPRDGVMLVEWAERAHARRWPSDSLTIRLDLAPSGRIANIGCIDVGSRIALQTLEALRTM; encoded by the coding sequence ATGTCACCGTCCAAAGCCGACTTCCACGTGACGACGAGGCTGCTGCCCGATGCGACCGCGACGGTGCGACTCGGCGAGCAGCTCGCGCGCGCGGCGCGTCCAGGGCTTGTCGTCTTGCTCGACGGTCCACTCGGCGCGGGCAAGACGACACTCGTCCAAGGTTTCGCCGCTGGAATCGGGGCTCACAAGCCTGCGGCGAGTCCGTCATTCGTCTTGGCGCATAGCTACCCGGGCGGCCGGCTGCCGGTGTGGCATCTCGACCTTTACCGCATCGAAACTGAGTCGGAAATAGACGACCTCGATCTCGACCTCTACATGCCGCGAGACGGCGTCATGCTCGTCGAGTGGGCGGAACGTGCGCATGCCCGTCGGTGGCCGTCCGACTCACTGACGATCAGGCTCGATCTCGCGCCGTCCGGACGGATCGCGAACATCGGGTGCATCGATGTGGGCTCCCGCATCGCGCTGCAGACGCTCGAAGCGCTGAGGACGATGTGA
- the gyrA gene encoding DNA gyrase subunit A, producing the protein MPSDRILTVNIEDEMRRSYIDYAMSVIVARALPDVRDGLKPVHRRILYAMSQLGLNPDKAHRKCAGTVGEVLKNYHPHGDVSVYDALVRMAQDFSLRYPLVDGHGNFGSVDGDPPAAMRYTEARLAALSLEMLADIDKETVDFVPNYDASSREPALLPSRVPNLLVNGSSGIAVGMATNIPPHNMTEVCDALIALIDDRDLKDEELLKIVTGPDFPTGGLILGREGIRQSYLTGRGSIVMRSKHEFEELRGGRQAIIVTEIPFQVNKARLIESIAQLVQDKKTAGIADLRDESDRKGMRIVIELKRDGQAQLVLNQLYKHTPLQTSFGVNCVALVDGQPRTLSLREMLVEYIEHRKEVTTRRCRFDLRKAKERAHILEGYRIALDHIDAIIKLIRGSQTTDDARSGLMKKFELSEIQANAILDLRLQRLVALERQKIEDEYVALLKTIANLEDILKSQRRIYGLVKDDVNALKKKFGDKRRTQIVEAEGEFAVEDLIADTNVVVTVTAGGYIKRQIVDAFRAQNRGGRGITGVNLKKEDVPRHLFPATTHQHVLFFTNRGRVYRLRAHEIPDASRQARGTALVNLLTLPPGETVTAVLPIRTLGTEEFLVMVTRRGYIKKTTLSDFGGVRRSGLIAINLMQGDELLNVQLTDGTAELVLATSDGYAIRFDEKTVRPMGRASRGVRAVRLTGRANVVAMDVVGKDRREVLVITRNGYGKRTPIDDYRKTNRGGKGIKAFNRTEKNGDIIEQLLVKPDDEIMVISSKGIVIRTRVFEIRETGRAAQGVRVMKLEEGDAVIDAANIGHRAEEAERI; encoded by the coding sequence ATGCCATCCGATCGAATCCTAACCGTCAACATCGAAGACGAGATGCGGCGGTCCTACATCGATTACGCGATGAGCGTGATCGTGGCCCGAGCGCTCCCCGACGTCCGCGACGGTCTCAAGCCCGTCCACCGGCGCATCCTGTACGCCATGTCGCAGCTCGGCCTCAACCCTGACAAGGCGCACCGCAAGTGCGCCGGCACGGTCGGTGAGGTCCTGAAGAACTACCATCCGCACGGCGACGTGTCGGTCTACGACGCGCTCGTCCGCATGGCCCAGGATTTCAGCCTCCGCTACCCGCTCGTCGACGGCCACGGCAACTTCGGTTCGGTCGACGGCGATCCGCCCGCGGCGATGCGCTACACGGAAGCGCGGCTAGCGGCGCTGTCGCTCGAAATGCTCGCCGACATCGACAAAGAGACGGTCGATTTCGTCCCCAACTACGACGCATCGTCGCGCGAGCCGGCGCTCTTGCCGTCACGCGTGCCGAACTTGCTCGTCAACGGATCGTCGGGCATCGCGGTCGGCATGGCGACGAACATCCCGCCGCACAACATGACCGAAGTGTGCGATGCGCTCATCGCGCTCATCGACGATCGCGATCTCAAGGACGAGGAACTGCTGAAGATCGTCACCGGCCCGGACTTCCCGACCGGCGGCCTCATCCTCGGGCGCGAAGGCATCCGTCAGAGCTATCTCACCGGCCGTGGCTCGATCGTCATGCGCTCGAAGCACGAGTTCGAGGAGCTGCGCGGCGGTCGCCAGGCGATCATCGTCACCGAGATCCCGTTCCAGGTCAACAAAGCGCGCCTCATCGAGTCGATCGCACAGCTCGTCCAGGACAAGAAGACCGCCGGCATCGCCGATCTGCGCGACGAGAGCGACCGCAAGGGCATGCGCATCGTCATCGAGCTCAAGCGCGACGGGCAGGCGCAGCTCGTCCTCAACCAGCTGTACAAACACACGCCGCTCCAGACGTCGTTCGGCGTCAACTGCGTCGCCCTGGTCGATGGCCAACCGCGAACGCTGAGCCTGCGCGAGATGCTCGTCGAGTACATCGAGCATCGCAAAGAAGTGACGACGCGGCGCTGCCGCTTCGACCTGCGCAAGGCGAAAGAACGCGCCCACATCCTCGAGGGCTACCGTATAGCCCTCGACCACATCGACGCGATCATCAAGCTCATCCGCGGATCGCAGACCACCGACGACGCGCGCTCGGGCTTGATGAAGAAGTTCGAGCTGAGCGAGATCCAGGCGAACGCGATCCTCGACCTCCGCCTGCAGCGCCTTGTCGCTCTCGAGCGCCAGAAGATCGAAGACGAATACGTCGCGCTGCTCAAGACGATCGCGAACCTCGAGGACATCCTCAAGAGCCAGCGGCGCATCTACGGGCTCGTCAAAGACGACGTCAACGCGCTCAAGAAGAAGTTCGGCGACAAGCGGCGCACGCAGATCGTCGAAGCCGAAGGCGAGTTCGCCGTCGAGGACCTCATCGCGGACACGAACGTCGTCGTCACGGTCACCGCGGGCGGCTACATCAAGCGGCAGATCGTCGACGCCTTCCGCGCGCAAAATCGCGGCGGGCGGGGCATCACGGGCGTCAACCTCAAGAAGGAAGACGTGCCGCGCCATCTGTTCCCGGCGACGACGCACCAGCACGTGCTCTTCTTCACCAACCGCGGCCGGGTCTACCGGTTGCGCGCGCACGAGATACCGGACGCGTCGCGCCAAGCGCGCGGTACCGCGCTCGTCAATCTGCTGACGCTCCCGCCCGGCGAGACCGTCACGGCCGTGCTTCCCATCCGAACGCTCGGCACCGAAGAATTCCTCGTCATGGTGACGCGCCGCGGCTACATCAAGAAGACGACGCTCTCCGACTTCGGCGGCGTACGCCGCTCCGGACTCATCGCCATCAACCTCATGCAAGGGGACGAGCTGCTCAACGTCCAGCTGACGGACGGCACAGCCGAACTCGTGCTCGCGACATCGGATGGTTACGCGATCCGCTTCGACGAGAAGACCGTGCGGCCGATGGGCCGCGCGAGCCGCGGCGTGCGCGCCGTGCGCCTTACCGGTCGCGCGAACGTCGTGGCGATGGACGTCGTCGGCAAGGATCGGCGAGAGGTCCTCGTCATCACGCGCAACGGTTACGGCAAGCGGACGCCGATCGACGACTATCGCAAGACGAATCGCGGCGGCAAGGGCATCAAAGCGTTCAACCGTACCGAGAAGAACGGCGACATCATCGAGCAGCTGCTCGTGAAGCCCGATGACGAGATCATGGTCATTTCGTCGAAGGGCATCGTCATCCGCACCCGCGTCTTCGAGATCCGCGAGACGGGCCGGGCGGCGCAGGGCGTGCGCGTCATGAAACTCGAGGAGGGTGACGCCGTCATCGACGCCGCGAACATCGGCCATCGTGCGGAGGAGGCGGAACGGATATGA
- the trxA gene encoding thioredoxin produces the protein MSDPVTVSQSSFQSEVLQSGSPVLVDFWATWCSPCLAIAPLVKRLAATYQGRLKVAKVDTDENQDLAARYDVTGIPCLILFKNGEPVDRIVGYVPEKMLVAMVEKHLTPAA, from the coding sequence GTGAGCGATCCGGTCACCGTCAGCCAAAGTTCTTTCCAATCTGAAGTGCTTCAGTCGGGTTCGCCCGTGCTCGTCGACTTCTGGGCGACCTGGTGCTCGCCGTGCCTCGCCATCGCGCCGCTCGTCAAACGGCTGGCGGCCACGTATCAAGGCCGCCTCAAGGTCGCCAAGGTCGATACCGACGAGAACCAAGACCTCGCTGCGCGCTACGACGTGACCGGCATCCCGTGTCTCATCCTTTTCAAGAACGGCGAACCCGTCGACCGGATCGTCGGTTACGTGCCTGAGAAGATGCTCGTCGCGATGGTCGAGAAGCACCTCACCCCGGCCGCTTAG
- the selA gene encoding L-seryl-tRNA(Sec) selenium transferase, with protein sequence MDTDSLRSVPAVHRFTDDAAIAAYRPLLGASAVKTCVNEVLEGARAAASAGDPLTFDLLRERVLSALAAREADGLIGVVNATGVLLHTNFGRAPLADAAIDAVARLGPGYTNLEFDLESGDRGSRYDRVASQLCELSGAQAALVVNNCAAAVLIVLDTFARGREVVVSRGQLIEIGGAFRLPDVLRKSGATLVEVGTTNRTYGADYRDAWSERTAIFMRSHPSNYRVEGFTAEVDAGSMAAMARELGVLSFEDLGSGALVDLSRFGLPREPTLADEIAAGVDLVAVSGDKLLGGPQCGIIAGRGGLIDALRRNPLLRALRVDKMTLASLSATLALYIEPGRLRDIPFFAMLTTPLDDLRARADAICKATSGARSIDVSTRDTLSAIGGGSLPTSTIASAGIALISRETSVDDLAAHLRRRRPPIVGRADGDCVVLDLRTVRPAEDAAIVAAVMSAPACV encoded by the coding sequence ATGGACACCGACTCGCTGCGATCCGTCCCCGCCGTCCACCGTTTCACCGACGACGCGGCGATCGCGGCCTACCGTCCATTGCTCGGGGCGTCAGCGGTCAAGACGTGCGTCAATGAAGTCCTCGAAGGAGCGCGCGCGGCCGCCAGCGCGGGCGATCCGTTAACGTTTGACCTGTTGCGCGAGCGCGTGCTGAGCGCGCTTGCCGCGCGCGAGGCCGACGGCCTCATCGGCGTCGTCAACGCCACCGGCGTCCTGCTCCACACGAACTTCGGCCGAGCGCCGCTCGCTGACGCGGCGATCGATGCCGTCGCAAGACTCGGTCCGGGCTATACGAACCTCGAATTCGATCTCGAGAGCGGCGATCGCGGCAGCCGTTACGATCGCGTCGCGTCGCAGCTGTGCGAACTCTCGGGCGCGCAAGCGGCGCTCGTCGTCAACAATTGCGCCGCCGCCGTCCTGATCGTGCTCGACACGTTCGCGCGCGGCCGCGAAGTCGTCGTCAGCCGCGGCCAGCTCATCGAGATCGGCGGCGCGTTCCGCCTTCCCGACGTCCTTAGGAAGAGCGGCGCGACGCTCGTCGAGGTCGGCACGACCAACCGCACGTACGGCGCGGATTACCGCGACGCGTGGTCGGAGCGGACTGCGATCTTCATGCGTTCGCATCCGAGCAACTACCGTGTCGAGGGCTTCACCGCCGAAGTCGACGCGGGCTCGATGGCGGCGATGGCGCGCGAACTCGGCGTCTTGTCGTTCGAGGATCTCGGCTCCGGCGCGCTCGTCGATCTGTCGCGTTTCGGGTTGCCCCGCGAGCCGACGCTTGCGGACGAGATCGCCGCCGGCGTCGACCTCGTCGCGGTCTCCGGCGACAAGCTGCTCGGCGGACCTCAGTGCGGCATCATCGCCGGGCGCGGCGGGCTCATCGACGCGCTGCGACGCAACCCGTTGCTTCGTGCCCTACGCGTCGATAAGATGACGCTCGCCTCGCTCTCGGCGACGCTCGCGCTTTACATCGAGCCGGGGCGCTTGCGCGACATCCCCTTCTTCGCGATGCTGACGACGCCGCTTGACGATCTTCGAGCGCGCGCCGACGCGATCTGCAAGGCGACGAGCGGCGCGCGATCGATCGACGTCAGCACCCGCGACACGCTGTCCGCGATAGGCGGCGGCAGCCTGCCTACTTCGACGATCGCTTCCGCGGGCATCGCTCTCATCTCGCGCGAGACGAGCGTCGACGACTTAGCGGCGCATCTGCGACGTCGGCGGCCGCCGATCGTCGGACGCGCGGACGGCGACTGCGTCGTCCTCGACCTTCGCACGGTGCGACCCGCCGAGGACGCCGCCATCGTCGCGGCCGTCATGTCCGCCCCGGCATGCGTATAG
- the selB gene encoding selenocysteine-specific translation elongation factor: MRIVGTAGHVDHGKSSLVISLTGHNPDRWVEELERGMTLDLGFAPLRFSDGVEAGIIDVPGHERFIHNMLAGAAGIDVLLLVVDALEGPRAQTREHLQILGFLNVARSIVVLTKIDIADEAAVSRSTAAVRDTIVGTVAADAAIMAVSNATGQGIEELKSAIHDALVALPPRREDAPAFLPIDRVFALPGHGTIVTGTLMQGMIRAGDTLTLQPADRPARVRSLQIFGRKTGSAHAGSRLAINVPGIDASTTRRGDVLAATREFEPSSMLSVEFTPLEGALPLLRRRTAVRVHIGSAEIEGRLVFDERPTTAEPVQGLVELARPTVTYRGARFIVRRLSPKDLLGGGTVVYSDLGERSRFISTAAAGPDDTNRDDALCLEAIESVGIATVELLKIASAANILEAAARSAVGRLVEEGRVVALAKPVSYLTREAYETAFERCAAALRERHARAPWRLGCSASEIASALGIDDMLCTRLLVAWHDDGRIAVKSRCWRLPEFTPTLAPEQQAFFAEAFRVDATAPLVPASYASAMSGADDRRISGTREAFESLVAAGQLVRIGDDVYRRNQFDRARLTVENALANGDSATTSQLRVALGISRKYALPLLEHFDSLGITVRDGDLRRLRASAGNTGSRVQV; the protein is encoded by the coding sequence ATGCGTATAGTCGGGACCGCCGGGCACGTCGATCACGGCAAGAGCTCTCTCGTCATCTCGCTGACCGGCCACAATCCCGACCGCTGGGTCGAGGAGCTCGAGCGCGGCATGACCCTCGACCTCGGGTTCGCGCCTTTGCGCTTTTCCGACGGCGTCGAGGCGGGCATCATCGACGTGCCCGGCCACGAGCGTTTCATCCATAATATGCTCGCCGGCGCGGCCGGCATCGACGTGCTCCTGCTCGTCGTCGACGCGCTCGAAGGCCCGCGGGCGCAGACCCGTGAGCACCTTCAGATACTCGGCTTCCTCAATGTCGCGCGCTCGATCGTCGTGCTCACGAAGATCGATATCGCAGACGAGGCGGCGGTCTCGCGCTCGACCGCGGCGGTGCGCGATACGATCGTGGGAACCGTAGCCGCCGATGCTGCGATCATGGCCGTGTCGAACGCGACCGGCCAAGGTATCGAGGAGCTGAAATCGGCGATCCACGATGCGCTCGTCGCGCTTCCGCCGCGGCGCGAGGACGCGCCGGCGTTCTTGCCGATCGATCGCGTCTTCGCTCTGCCCGGTCACGGCACGATCGTCACGGGCACGCTCATGCAAGGGATGATCCGCGCGGGTGACACGCTGACGCTCCAGCCTGCGGACCGGCCGGCGCGCGTGCGCAGCCTTCAGATCTTCGGACGCAAGACCGGCAGCGCTCACGCCGGCTCCCGATTGGCGATCAACGTGCCCGGCATCGATGCCTCGACGACACGGCGCGGAGACGTCCTCGCCGCAACTCGCGAGTTCGAGCCGTCGTCGATGTTGTCTGTCGAGTTCACGCCGCTCGAAGGGGCATTGCCCCTCTTGCGCCGGCGCACCGCGGTGCGCGTCCACATCGGCTCGGCGGAGATCGAAGGACGCCTCGTGTTCGACGAGCGGCCGACGACGGCAGAGCCGGTGCAGGGGCTCGTCGAACTGGCGCGCCCGACGGTGACGTATCGCGGCGCTCGATTCATCGTACGTCGTTTGAGTCCGAAGGATCTCCTCGGCGGCGGCACCGTCGTGTACAGCGATCTTGGGGAGCGGTCGAGATTCATCTCGACCGCCGCGGCCGGTCCAGACGATACGAACCGAGACGACGCGCTCTGCCTTGAGGCGATCGAATCCGTCGGCATTGCAACCGTCGAGCTTCTTAAGATCGCCTCTGCTGCGAATATCCTCGAGGCCGCGGCACGCTCGGCGGTCGGTCGCCTTGTCGAAGAAGGCCGCGTCGTCGCGCTTGCAAAGCCGGTCTCGTACCTCACGCGTGAAGCGTACGAAACGGCTTTCGAGCGATGCGCCGCTGCTTTGCGCGAACGTCACGCGCGCGCGCCGTGGCGCTTAGGCTGCTCGGCTTCGGAGATCGCCTCCGCTCTCGGCATCGACGATATGCTATGCACGCGCCTGCTCGTCGCGTGGCACGACGACGGTCGCATCGCGGTGAAATCGCGGTGCTGGCGATTACCGGAGTTCACACCGACGCTCGCACCCGAACAGCAGGCGTTCTTCGCAGAAGCGTTTCGCGTCGACGCTACCGCGCCGCTCGTGCCGGCATCGTATGCGAGCGCGATGAGCGGTGCCGACGACCGTCGCATCTCGGGCACACGCGAAGCGTTCGAATCGCTCGTCGCCGCGGGCCAACTGGTCCGTATCGGCGACGACGTCTACCGTCGAAATCAATTCGACCGCGCGCGCCTCACGGTGGAAAACGCGCTTGCGAACGGCGACAGTGCGACGACATCACAGCTGCGTGTCGCGCTTGGAATATCGCGCAAGTACGCGTTGCCGCTTTTAGAACACTTCGACTCGCTCGGCATCACCGTGCGCGACGGAGACCTCAGGCGACTGCGTGCAAGCGCGGGAAATACCGGGTCTCGCGTACAAGTGTGA
- a CDS encoding TonB-dependent receptor, producing MLALTAALVAWSASATLALAVDTGTLRGFVTDTNGRAIAGAHVTASIARSSFGAVSTADGSFTISSMPQGVYSIDVTARGFQRLSDQIVEVNAGETSDVNLTLSQQSASAMATIGRVTVNGSNALSTASAPTTDLAPQDLAGRGVEQLSQILGDQIALTLTRQMGGAPGLPESASIRGPDPSETVVDIDGHQVNNSNTGDFDLELMDPAEYSSVQVVYGIGPSSLVGANTQGGAINFRTIEPTTEDHGLLRFTAGSFGTFGETAQATGTDGQFGYALSWHHYTTQGETRDFSVIDSNTGLPVELGSGVNGVSTLAKLRYTLDGGLGFAEVTYRNTAASRDLSAGLSTPVNPANAGEGAVFDTAQGASDETNAPAFGVDLSLPVGALDASGAVTASLVARHLTSTSDESTPNVDPALNPYLIDQRDQLSDDSLEYDRYAGDSTFTLEGDIRHEQLTAPVVLAPGPGTQSQTQRSFVARDEWSPTSHLHYTLAAYASRYDTFGSSIDPRVAIVWTPSADAIFRASVGSGFRAPLLAERAFNPNLTAERTTEYELGYQARLGDGERPVSGELNLYRTNLRDPIFFTVNPDGSLAFLENLGFVVYQGAELRFDAPLAGGTELQAAYGVDIAYPVDNPFAFDPAAPNVVAGEQFQSIPPRKATLSAIHDQGGLLERLDATYESSNNELNRPAYALFNATVAKTFGQTQIALSALNLTNQFDDRFTLPGAGVPYPTPGGLAPTDAFSLQGQSVSVTITRRL from the coding sequence ATGCTCGCCCTGACCGCGGCCCTCGTCGCATGGTCCGCGTCCGCGACACTCGCGCTCGCCGTCGATACCGGTACGCTGCGCGGCTTCGTCACGGACACGAACGGCCGCGCGATCGCCGGCGCCCACGTCACAGCCTCGATCGCTCGCTCGTCTTTCGGAGCCGTGAGCACCGCTGACGGTTCGTTCACGATCTCATCGATGCCGCAGGGCGTTTACAGCATCGACGTCACCGCTCGCGGCTTCCAGCGCCTCAGCGACCAGATCGTCGAAGTGAACGCCGGCGAGACATCGGACGTGAACCTCACCCTCTCGCAGCAGTCGGCTTCTGCGATGGCGACCATAGGCCGCGTCACGGTCAACGGATCTAATGCGCTCTCGACCGCGTCGGCGCCGACGACCGACCTCGCCCCTCAAGATCTCGCCGGCCGCGGAGTCGAGCAGCTCTCGCAGATACTCGGCGATCAGATCGCGCTGACATTGACGCGCCAGATGGGCGGCGCCCCAGGTCTGCCGGAATCGGCGAGCATCCGCGGCCCGGATCCGTCGGAGACGGTCGTCGACATCGACGGGCATCAAGTGAACAACTCGAACACCGGCGATTTCGATCTCGAGCTCATGGATCCGGCGGAATACTCGAGCGTCCAGGTCGTCTATGGGATCGGCCCGTCATCGCTCGTCGGCGCGAACACGCAAGGCGGAGCGATCAATTTCCGCACGATCGAACCCACGACCGAAGACCACGGACTGCTGCGCTTCACAGCCGGCAGTTTCGGCACGTTCGGGGAGACCGCGCAAGCGACTGGCACTGACGGTCAGTTCGGCTATGCGCTCTCGTGGCATCACTACACGACGCAGGGCGAGACGCGCGATTTCTCGGTCATCGATTCGAACACCGGCCTTCCCGTCGAGCTCGGCAGCGGTGTCAACGGCGTTTCGACGCTCGCGAAGCTGCGCTACACGCTCGACGGCGGCCTCGGTTTCGCCGAGGTGACGTATAGGAACACTGCCGCCTCGCGCGATCTTTCCGCCGGCTTGAGCACGCCGGTCAACCCGGCGAACGCAGGAGAAGGCGCGGTGTTCGATACCGCGCAGGGCGCGTCGGATGAGACGAATGCTCCCGCATTCGGCGTCGATCTCTCCTTGCCGGTCGGTGCGCTCGACGCGTCGGGTGCGGTGACGGCGTCTCTGGTCGCTCGACATCTCACGAGCACGTCCGACGAATCGACGCCGAACGTCGACCCGGCGCTCAATCCCTACCTCATCGACCAGCGCGACCAGCTGAGCGACGACTCGCTCGAGTACGACCGCTATGCCGGCGACTCGACATTCACCCTCGAAGGCGACATCCGGCACGAGCAATTGACCGCGCCGGTCGTGCTCGCGCCAGGCCCGGGCACCCAATCTCAGACGCAGCGTTCGTTCGTCGCGCGCGATGAGTGGAGTCCGACGTCGCACCTCCACTACACGCTCGCCGCGTATGCGAGCCGCTACGACACCTTCGGTTCGTCGATCGATCCGCGCGTCGCGATCGTGTGGACGCCTTCGGCCGATGCCATCTTCAGAGCTTCCGTCGGTTCCGGCTTCCGCGCTCCTCTGCTCGCGGAGCGCGCGTTCAATCCAAATCTGACCGCCGAACGCACGACCGAGTACGAGCTGGGCTACCAGGCGCGCCTTGGCGACGGCGAGCGGCCGGTGAGCGGCGAGCTCAACCTCTACCGCACGAACTTGCGCGACCCGATCTTCTTCACGGTCAACCCCGACGGCAGTTTGGCGTTCTTGGAGAACCTCGGTTTCGTCGTCTATCAGGGCGCGGAGCTGCGGTTCGACGCGCCGCTAGCCGGCGGGACCGAACTGCAAGCCGCATACGGTGTCGACATCGCATATCCGGTCGACAATCCGTTCGCGTTCGACCCCGCGGCGCCAAACGTCGTCGCAGGCGAGCAGTTCCAGAGCATCCCGCCGCGCAAGGCGACGCTTAGCGCTATCCACGACCAGGGCGGATTGCTCGAACGTCTCGACGCGACGTACGAAAGCTCGAACAACGAATTGAACCGGCCGGCGTACGCGCTGTTCAACGCGACGGTCGCGAAGACGTTCGGCCAGACGCAGATCGCGCTCTCGGCGCTCAATCTGACAAATCAGTTCGACGACCGCTTCACCCTACCGGGCGCGGGCGTGCCTTATCCGACGCCCGGTGGCCTGGCGCCGACCGATGCGTTCTCGCTGCAGGGCCAGAGCGTCTCGGTCACGATCACGCGCCGGCTCTAG